The Brachybacterium huguangmaarense genome contains a region encoding:
- a CDS encoding carbohydrate ABC transporter permease, with the protein MTSTASLLRRVGGYAAMLVVLLIIGMPLLWITIASFKTQSDIYTVPATWVPHPFTTDNYGTLVTQIPFLTYFRNSLIIAGSLTVIKVVLGVISAYALVFAEVSRRVRNIVFVVIVSALLIPNQITVISNYALVAQAGLRNTFAGIIIPLAGVAFGTFLMRNHFLSLPTEVIEAARMDNAGPLRTLFRVVLPMSWPTLVAFILITLVNEWNEYLWPYLMSDQAATAPLPIGLTLLQNNEGTQNWGPIMAGTIFTMLPILIVFLFLQRPMIKGLTSGAVKG; encoded by the coding sequence ATGACCTCGACCGCCTCGCTCCTGCGCCGGGTCGGCGGCTACGCCGCCATGCTCGTCGTGCTGCTCATCATCGGCATGCCGCTGCTGTGGATCACGATCGCGAGCTTCAAGACCCAGTCCGACATCTACACGGTGCCGGCCACGTGGGTCCCGCACCCGTTCACGACGGACAACTACGGGACGCTCGTCACCCAGATCCCGTTCCTCACGTACTTCCGCAACTCGCTGATCATCGCCGGCTCGCTCACCGTCATCAAGGTGGTCCTGGGCGTCATCAGCGCCTATGCCCTCGTCTTCGCGGAGGTCTCGCGGCGGGTGCGCAACATCGTGTTCGTCGTGATCGTCTCGGCGCTGCTGATCCCCAACCAGATCACGGTGATCTCCAACTACGCGCTCGTCGCGCAGGCCGGGCTGCGCAACACCTTCGCCGGCATCATCATCCCGCTCGCGGGCGTCGCCTTCGGCACCTTCCTCATGCGCAACCACTTCCTGTCGCTGCCCACCGAGGTGATCGAGGCGGCGCGCATGGACAACGCGGGCCCCCTGCGCACCCTGTTCCGGGTGGTCCTGCCGATGAGCTGGCCCACCCTCGTGGCCTTCATCCTCATCACCCTCGTCAACGAGTGGAACGAGTACCTCTGGCCCTACCTCATGTCCGACCAGGCGGCCACCGCGCCCCTGCCGATCGGCCTCACCCTCCTGCAGAACAACGAGGGCACCCAGAACTGGGGCCCCATCATGGCCGGCACGATCTTCACCATGCTGCCCATCCTCATCGTCTTCCTCTTCCTCCAGCGGCCCATGATCAAGGGCCTCACCTCGGGCGCCGTCAAGGGCTGA
- a CDS encoding ABC transporter ATP-binding protein: protein MASVSYEGATLTYPGNDVPSVDALDLDVADGEFLVLVGPSGSGKSTALRMLAGLEKVTAGRILIGERDVSRLSPQDRDVAMVFQSYALYPNMSVRQNMGFALANVKTPKAEIAQRVDEAARILHLDGLLDRKPKALSGGQRQRVAMGRAIVRRPAVFCMDEPLSNLDAKLRVSTRGEIADLQRRLGVTTVYVTHDQVEAMTMGHRVAVLSDGRLQQVATPAEIYENPTNLFVATFMGSPAMNLFTAPVRGGRVALAEGVELAVPAGAGEQVVAGIRSEEWEVVAAGTPGALDVDVEQVEALGAESFAYGQGRALADGVEVTAPRIVVRLDRKQSARPGETLAVRPVADDVRWFDPESGEALGHERGHAAAV, encoded by the coding sequence ATGGCATCCGTCAGCTACGAGGGCGCGACCCTCACGTACCCGGGCAACGACGTGCCGTCCGTCGACGCCCTGGACCTCGACGTCGCCGACGGGGAGTTCCTCGTCCTCGTCGGCCCGTCGGGGTCCGGCAAGTCCACCGCGCTGCGCATGCTCGCCGGGCTCGAGAAGGTCACCGCGGGGCGGATCCTGATCGGCGAGCGCGACGTGTCGCGCCTGTCGCCGCAGGACCGCGACGTGGCCATGGTGTTCCAGTCCTACGCGCTGTACCCGAACATGTCGGTGCGCCAGAACATGGGGTTCGCGCTCGCCAACGTCAAGACGCCGAAGGCGGAGATCGCGCAGCGGGTCGACGAGGCCGCGCGGATCCTCCACCTCGACGGCCTGCTCGACCGCAAGCCCAAGGCGCTCTCGGGCGGCCAGCGCCAGCGGGTCGCGATGGGGCGCGCGATCGTGCGGCGCCCGGCGGTGTTCTGCATGGACGAGCCGCTGTCGAACCTCGACGCCAAGCTGCGGGTCTCGACCCGCGGGGAGATCGCCGACCTCCAGCGGCGGCTCGGCGTGACCACGGTGTACGTCACGCACGACCAGGTCGAGGCCATGACGATGGGCCACCGCGTGGCGGTCCTGTCCGACGGCCGCCTCCAGCAGGTCGCGACCCCCGCCGAGATCTACGAGAACCCCACCAACCTGTTCGTGGCGACGTTCATGGGCTCCCCGGCGATGAACCTGTTCACGGCGCCCGTGCGGGGCGGCCGGGTCGCTCTCGCCGAGGGCGTCGAGCTCGCCGTGCCCGCCGGTGCCGGCGAGCAGGTCGTCGCGGGCATCCGCTCGGAGGAGTGGGAGGTCGTCGCGGCCGGCACGCCGGGCGCCCTCGACGTCGACGTCGAGCAGGTCGAGGCGCTCGGCGCGGAGTCGTTCGCGTACGGGCAGGGCCGTGCGCTCGCCGACGGGGTCGAGGTCACCGCGCCCCGCATCGTGGTGCGGCTGGACCGCAAGCAGTCGGCGAGGCCGGGGGAGACCCTCGCGGTGCGGCCCGTGGCCGACGACGTGCGGTGGTTCGACCCTGAGAGCGGCGAGGCCCTCGGGCACGAGCGGGGACACGCCGCCGCGGTGTGA
- a CDS encoding ABC transporter substrate-binding protein: MNARQTRLSRRSLFGLGGAAGALALSACAGTGGGSEQSGDATKLQFWSNHPGSSKEVEQQLIDAFEKQSDGVTVTLVDGGKNYEEVQQKFNAALSGGTLPDIVVLSDVTWFNFALNEQLAPLEDLFDKAGVDPSGYVEPLYNDYTFKDKHYALPYSRSTPLFYYNKDLWAKAGLPDQGPESWEQLTEWAQTLKDKAGAQLSFVTGDGVGYLDWIAQGLLWSMGGGYSDGYTPTFTDDNSIKAAQLLQDFKATGLYDVSSDPAPVFSSGQSAAMIESTGSLKGVLDAAAGKFEVGTAFLPGPKGESCPTGGAGLAIPAGISDERKVNALKAIGFLTNVENTATFAQGTGYMPVQTAALDSDTIKQYLEKTPQAQTALDQLPFTKSQDYARVFIAGGGKQIGGAWDKIVQGADVAATMKELQDWAAPKLEQLEKKAK; this comes from the coding sequence ATGAACGCACGCCAGACCCGCCTGTCCCGGCGCAGCCTCTTCGGCCTCGGAGGCGCCGCCGGCGCCCTCGCCCTGTCCGCGTGCGCCGGCACCGGCGGCGGCAGCGAGCAGAGCGGCGACGCCACCAAGCTCCAGTTCTGGTCCAACCACCCGGGCAGCTCCAAGGAGGTCGAGCAGCAGCTCATCGACGCCTTCGAGAAGCAGAGCGACGGCGTGACCGTCACCCTCGTCGACGGCGGCAAGAACTACGAGGAGGTCCAGCAGAAGTTCAACGCGGCCCTGTCCGGCGGCACCCTGCCCGACATCGTCGTGCTGTCGGACGTCACCTGGTTCAACTTCGCCCTCAACGAGCAGCTCGCCCCGCTCGAGGACCTCTTCGACAAGGCCGGCGTCGACCCCTCGGGCTACGTCGAGCCGCTCTACAACGACTACACCTTCAAGGACAAGCACTACGCGCTGCCCTACTCGCGCTCGACGCCGCTGTTCTACTACAACAAGGACCTCTGGGCGAAGGCGGGCCTGCCCGACCAGGGGCCCGAGTCCTGGGAGCAGCTCACCGAGTGGGCGCAGACGCTCAAGGACAAGGCCGGCGCCCAGCTCTCGTTCGTGACGGGCGACGGCGTGGGCTACCTCGACTGGATCGCGCAGGGCCTGCTGTGGTCGATGGGCGGCGGCTACTCCGACGGCTACACGCCGACCTTCACCGACGACAACTCGATCAAGGCCGCGCAGCTCCTCCAGGACTTCAAGGCGACCGGTCTGTACGACGTCTCGAGCGATCCGGCGCCCGTGTTCAGCTCGGGCCAGTCGGCCGCGATGATCGAGTCCACGGGCTCCCTCAAGGGCGTGCTCGACGCCGCCGCGGGCAAGTTCGAGGTGGGCACCGCCTTCCTGCCCGGCCCCAAGGGCGAGAGCTGCCCCACCGGCGGCGCGGGCCTCGCGATCCCCGCCGGCATCTCGGACGAGCGCAAGGTGAACGCCCTCAAGGCCATCGGCTTCCTGACCAACGTCGAGAACACCGCGACCTTCGCCCAGGGCACCGGCTACATGCCCGTGCAGACGGCCGCCCTCGACTCCGACACCATCAAGCAGTACCTCGAGAAGACCCCGCAGGCGCAGACCGCGCTCGACCAGCTCCCCTTCACCAAGTCCCAGGACTACGCGCGCGTGTTCATCGCGGGCGGCGGCAAGCAGATCGGCGGCGCGTGGGACAAGATCGTGCAGGGCGCCGACGTGGCCGCGACCATGAAGGAGCTCCAGGACTGGGCCGCTCCCAAGCTCGAGCAGCTCGAGAAGAAGGCGAAGTGA
- a CDS encoding SRPBCC domain-containing protein, whose product MTTVPNAPSPDADDTALTTDDVPDEIVRTIRIAASAETVWSIVSEPGWFINDGEYRAHDIEVDGDVARVTDPVHGTFELRTDVLEPPRRVVMRWLGGDPGALADTPANIVEFTLEPDGDGVLLTVRETGFASLDADAVTRRRRFEANDTGWVEELTLARTLAEQGGR is encoded by the coding sequence ATGACCACCGTCCCGAACGCGCCGTCGCCCGACGCCGACGACACCGCGCTGACCACCGACGACGTGCCCGACGAGATCGTGCGCACCATCCGCATCGCGGCGAGCGCCGAGACCGTCTGGTCGATCGTGTCCGAGCCCGGCTGGTTCATCAACGACGGGGAGTACCGCGCCCACGACATCGAGGTCGACGGCGACGTGGCCCGCGTGACGGACCCCGTGCACGGCACCTTCGAGCTGCGCACCGACGTGCTCGAGCCGCCGCGGCGCGTCGTCATGCGCTGGCTCGGCGGCGACCCGGGCGCCCTCGCCGACACCCCGGCCAACATCGTCGAGTTCACCCTCGAGCCCGACGGCGACGGCGTGCTGCTCACGGTGCGCGAGACCGGCTTCGCGAGCCTCGACGCCGATGCGGTCACCCGGCGCCGCCGCTTCGAGGCCAACGACACCGGCTGGGTCGAGGAGCTCACGCTCGCCCGCACGCTCGCCGAGCAGGGCGGTCGATGA
- a CDS encoding carbohydrate ABC transporter permease yields the protein MTSADPAALPAAPPRSRGAWKHWLLFVGLLLPNLVLLTIFTYRPLVDNIRLSFFDWNISSPTSTFIGGDNYVEWATSPDSWTIVRNTVIFTIAVVGGCMVLGLLLALLLDQRLRGRNLVRSAIFAPFVLSGAAVGIAFQFVFDPNFGMIRDLLGRIGVHTPDFYQRPGWALFMVTLTYIWKNVGYSFVIYLAALQGARQDLYEAAAIDHASTWTTFWRVTMPQLRATTFFLSITVMLNSLQVFDIINVMTRGGPQNIGTTTMIYQVYVETFQNQRAGYGATVATVMFVVLLLITVVQVRIMDREGSR from the coding sequence GTGACCTCCGCCGACCCTGCCGCGCTGCCTGCCGCGCCCCCGCGCTCGCGCGGCGCCTGGAAGCACTGGCTGCTGTTCGTCGGCCTCCTGCTGCCCAACCTCGTGCTGCTGACGATCTTCACGTACCGCCCCCTCGTCGACAACATCCGCCTGTCGTTCTTCGACTGGAACATCTCGTCGCCCACCTCCACGTTCATCGGCGGCGACAACTACGTCGAGTGGGCCACGAGCCCCGACTCCTGGACGATCGTGCGCAACACCGTGATCTTCACGATCGCGGTGGTCGGCGGCTGCATGGTGCTCGGCCTGCTGCTCGCCCTCCTGCTCGACCAGCGCCTGCGCGGCCGCAACCTCGTGCGCTCGGCGATCTTCGCGCCCTTCGTGCTCTCGGGCGCGGCCGTCGGCATCGCCTTCCAGTTCGTCTTCGACCCCAACTTCGGCATGATCCGCGACCTGCTCGGCCGCATCGGCGTGCACACGCCCGACTTCTACCAGCGGCCCGGATGGGCCCTGTTCATGGTGACGCTGACGTACATCTGGAAGAACGTCGGCTACAGCTTCGTCATCTACCTCGCCGCGCTGCAGGGCGCCCGCCAGGACCTCTACGAGGCCGCCGCAATCGACCACGCCTCGACGTGGACGACGTTCTGGCGCGTGACCATGCCGCAGCTGCGCGCGACCACGTTCTTCCTGTCCATCACGGTCATGCTCAACTCGCTGCAGGTCTTCGACATCATCAACGTGATGACCCGCGGCGGCCCGCAGAACATCGGGACCACGACGATGATCTACCAGGTCTACGTCGAGACCTTCCAGAACCAGCGGGCCGGCTACGGCGCGACCGTCGCGACCGTCATGTTCGTCGTGCTCCTGCTCATCACGGTGGTGCAGGTGCGGATCATGGACCGGGAGGGCTCCCGATGA
- the fdhD gene encoding formate dehydrogenase accessory sulfurtransferase FdhD has product MGRVTDARRITTVRIRDGRLYAGRKGDHVAVEEPLDIRLNGQRLSMTMRTPGHDVELIHGFLHAEGYIAGREDVGEARYCDGAVIQGETGLPENNYNVMDVATRIRPLAPIAIRNVVTNSACGVCGSTSIDEVQTQGRYTLGHDWTIAPQTLFAAQQRFDAGQVMFQRTGGIHGAALIAPDGEILVQREDVGRHNAVDKVIGWALLHDRLPAADCLLLVSSRASFEIAQKAYMAGIPFLACVSAASSLAIETAERVGMTLVGFLRGRDDGDGRMNVYTGPERLDLSDAA; this is encoded by the coding sequence ATGGGACGAGTGACCGACGCGCGCCGCATCACGACGGTCCGCATCCGCGACGGTCGGCTCTACGCGGGACGCAAGGGCGACCATGTCGCCGTCGAGGAGCCGCTCGACATCCGCCTGAACGGACAGCGGCTGTCGATGACGATGCGCACGCCCGGCCACGACGTCGAGCTGATCCACGGCTTCCTCCACGCCGAGGGCTACATCGCCGGTCGCGAGGACGTGGGGGAGGCCCGCTACTGCGACGGCGCGGTGATCCAGGGCGAGACGGGGCTGCCGGAGAACAACTACAACGTCATGGACGTCGCGACCCGGATCCGTCCGCTCGCCCCGATCGCCATCAGGAACGTCGTCACGAACTCGGCGTGCGGGGTGTGCGGCAGCACGAGCATCGACGAGGTGCAGACCCAGGGGCGCTACACCCTCGGCCATGACTGGACGATCGCCCCGCAGACCCTGTTCGCCGCCCAGCAGCGCTTCGACGCCGGGCAGGTCATGTTCCAGCGCACGGGCGGCATCCACGGCGCCGCGCTCATCGCCCCGGACGGGGAGATCCTGGTCCAGCGCGAGGACGTCGGCCGCCACAACGCCGTCGACAAGGTGATCGGCTGGGCGCTCCTGCACGACCGTCTGCCCGCCGCGGACTGCCTGCTCCTCGTCTCCTCGCGCGCGAGCTTCGAGATCGCCCAGAAGGCGTACATGGCCGGCATCCCGTTCCTCGCCTGCGTCTCGGCGGCGAGCTCGCTCGCGATCGAGACGGCTGAGCGCGTCGGCATGACGCTCGTCGGCTTCCTGCGCGGCCGCGACGACGGCGACGGCCGGATGAACGTCTACACGGGCCCGGAGCGCCTCGACCTGAGCGACGCCGCCTGA
- a CDS encoding MIP/aquaporin family protein: MGVIFLHEIVGTAVLLLLGGGVVANNILTKTKGFGGGWLMISFGWGLAVFSGVYVAYKTGAHLNPAVTLGLLVNGSDLYPGDAAAGLPAIPATFGNVIAYIVAQMIGAFLGAVLCWLSYKKHFDAETDEGKILGVFSTGPEIRSYGWNFVTEVIATFILVFIIILFGGTPSGLGPLAVALLVVVIGASLGGPTGYAINPARDLGPRIAHALLPIPHKGGSDWSYAWVPIAGPAVGGILAGLAAKAFI; the protein is encoded by the coding sequence ATGGGAGTGATCTTCCTTCACGAGATCGTCGGCACCGCCGTCCTGCTGCTGCTGGGCGGCGGCGTGGTCGCCAACAACATCCTGACCAAGACCAAGGGTTTCGGCGGCGGCTGGCTGATGATCAGCTTCGGCTGGGGGCTCGCGGTCTTCTCGGGCGTCTACGTCGCCTACAAGACCGGTGCCCACCTGAACCCGGCCGTCACGCTCGGTCTGCTGGTCAACGGCAGCGACCTGTATCCCGGGGATGCCGCCGCGGGCCTCCCCGCCATCCCGGCCACCTTCGGCAACGTGATCGCCTACATCGTCGCCCAGATGATCGGCGCCTTCCTCGGCGCCGTGCTGTGCTGGCTCTCCTACAAGAAGCACTTCGACGCCGAGACCGACGAGGGCAAGATCCTCGGCGTGTTCTCGACCGGCCCGGAGATCCGCTCGTACGGATGGAACTTCGTCACGGAGGTCATCGCGACCTTCATCCTGGTGTTCATCATCATCCTGTTCGGCGGGACGCCCTCGGGCCTGGGCCCGCTCGCGGTGGCCCTGCTGGTCGTCGTGATCGGCGCGAGCCTCGGCGGCCCCACCGGCTACGCCATCAACCCGGCCCGTGACCTCGGTCCCCGCATCGCCCACGCGCTCCTCCCGATCCCGCACAAGGGCGGCTCGGACTGGTCGTACGCGTGGGTGCCGATCGCCGGGCCCGCCGTCGGCGGCATCCTCGCGGGCCTCGCCGCCAAGGCCTTCATCTGA
- a CDS encoding glycerol-3-phosphate dehydrogenase/oxidase → MPSTNRSALSPAARREHLDRLRAATADAPLDVLVVGGGVTGAGAAFDAATRGLSVGLVEAGDFAHGTSSRSSKLMHGGLRYLQMLDFKLVAEALRERDLLLTHTAPHLVKPIAFVFPFFRKVIDRSYIGAGVALYDAMQSVGRKRAVPVHRHLLQKKMLTVFPALDGEKIVGALEYYDAQVDDARFVAMLARSAAQLDAAVANYTTVTAYLHDDAGRVIGVRVRVEESGEEFEVHARQTILAGGVWTQDQQELAGAETGLEVLASKGVHITVAKDRIPAAPSTGIITQTEKSVLFIIPWDEYWIIGTTDTPWKLDVAHPAATSDDIDYVLEHANAVLTSDLTRDDVIGVYAGLRPLLQPVSKGEKSSSSTKVSREHTVMAVEPGLSAIAGGKYTTYRVMAEDVVDFAIKDDFAGRPSLTTSVPVIGAQGYEELVASKAEIARSYGFDEVRVDRLLMRYGALLRDVLALIDDDASLGRPLEHAPRYLRAEALYAARAEGVRHLSDALTRRMRLDYEVSDRGVGAAEEVAALIGPELDWDAERTRLEIDTYRAFIEARLEGERTRDDAAAETAASRVPEVPQVGPGV, encoded by the coding sequence GTGCCGTCCACGAACCGTTCCGCTCTCAGCCCCGCCGCGCGCCGCGAGCACCTCGACCGTCTGCGTGCCGCGACTGCCGACGCCCCCCTCGACGTCCTCGTCGTGGGCGGTGGCGTGACCGGCGCCGGTGCCGCCTTCGACGCCGCCACCCGCGGCCTGTCCGTCGGCCTCGTCGAGGCCGGCGACTTCGCCCACGGCACCTCGTCGCGCTCGTCCAAGCTCATGCACGGCGGCCTGCGCTACCTCCAGATGCTCGACTTCAAGCTCGTCGCCGAGGCCCTGCGTGAGCGCGACCTCCTGCTCACCCACACGGCTCCGCACCTCGTGAAGCCGATCGCGTTCGTCTTCCCGTTCTTCCGCAAGGTCATCGACCGCTCGTACATCGGCGCGGGCGTCGCGCTGTACGACGCGATGCAGTCCGTGGGCCGCAAGCGCGCGGTCCCCGTGCACCGCCACCTGCTGCAGAAGAAGATGCTCACGGTCTTCCCGGCTCTCGACGGCGAGAAGATCGTCGGCGCCCTCGAGTACTACGACGCCCAGGTGGACGATGCGCGGTTCGTCGCCATGCTCGCCCGTTCCGCCGCGCAGCTCGACGCCGCCGTCGCCAACTACACGACCGTCACCGCCTACCTCCACGACGACGCGGGCCGCGTGATCGGCGTGCGCGTGCGGGTCGAGGAGAGCGGCGAGGAGTTCGAGGTCCATGCCCGCCAGACCATCCTGGCCGGCGGCGTCTGGACCCAGGACCAGCAGGAGCTCGCCGGCGCCGAGACCGGGCTCGAGGTGCTCGCGTCCAAGGGCGTCCACATCACGGTCGCCAAGGACCGCATCCCGGCCGCGCCCAGCACGGGCATCATCACGCAGACCGAGAAGTCCGTCCTGTTCATCATCCCGTGGGACGAGTACTGGATCATCGGCACGACCGACACCCCGTGGAAGCTCGACGTCGCCCACCCGGCGGCCACGAGCGACGACATCGACTACGTGCTCGAGCACGCCAACGCCGTGCTCACGAGCGACCTGACCCGGGACGACGTCATCGGCGTCTACGCGGGCCTGCGCCCCCTGCTGCAGCCCGTGAGCAAGGGCGAGAAGTCCAGCTCGTCGACCAAGGTCTCGCGCGAGCACACGGTCATGGCCGTCGAGCCCGGCCTCTCGGCGATCGCGGGCGGCAAGTACACGACCTACCGGGTGATGGCCGAGGACGTCGTCGACTTCGCGATCAAGGACGACTTCGCGGGCCGTCCCTCACTGACCACCTCGGTGCCCGTCATCGGGGCCCAGGGCTACGAGGAGCTCGTCGCCTCCAAGGCCGAGATCGCGCGCTCCTACGGCTTCGACGAGGTCCGGGTCGACCGGCTGCTCATGCGCTACGGCGCCCTCCTCCGCGACGTCCTCGCCCTCATCGACGACGACGCCTCCCTCGGACGCCCGCTCGAGCACGCCCCGCGCTACCTGCGGGCCGAGGCCCTGTACGCGGCACGCGCCGAGGGCGTGCGCCACCTGTCCGATGCGCTGACGCGCCGGATGCGCCTGGACTACGAGGTGAGCGACCGCGGCGTCGGCGCCGCCGAAGAGGTGGCCGCGCTCATCGGCCCCGAGCTCGACTGGGATGCCGAGCGCACCCGGCTCGAGATCGACACCTACCGCGCGTTCATCGAGGCCCGCCTCGAGGGCGAGCGCACCCGTGACGACGCCGCCGCCGAGACGGCCGCGTCGCGCGTGCCCGAGGTCCCGCAGGTGGGGCCGGGAGTCTGA
- a CDS encoding SRPBCC family protein, translated as MTSTENSITVTRTIDVPAKDVFALLTLPARHREFDGSGMVRSSEDTERITKVGEQFVMNMHAEDMGGDYRMYNHVTAFDHNKMVGWQPAQEQNKDQPAGWEWLYELTPLDSGDTEVSLTYDWSKVTDPKLRQIFPKVTEEDLEQSLNLLAAAVTAS; from the coding sequence ATGACCAGCACCGAGAACTCCATCACCGTCACCCGCACCATCGACGTCCCCGCCAAGGACGTCTTCGCCCTGCTGACCCTGCCCGCCCGCCATCGTGAGTTCGACGGCTCCGGCATGGTCCGCTCGAGCGAGGACACCGAGCGCATCACCAAGGTGGGCGAGCAGTTCGTGATGAACATGCACGCCGAGGACATGGGCGGCGACTACCGCATGTACAACCACGTCACCGCGTTCGACCACAACAAGATGGTGGGCTGGCAGCCCGCGCAGGAGCAGAACAAGGACCAGCCGGCGGGCTGGGAGTGGCTGTACGAGCTCACGCCGCTCGACTCGGGCGACACCGAGGTGTCGCTGACCTACGACTGGTCCAAGGTCACCGACCCGAAGCTCCGCCAGATCTTCCCGAAGGTCACCGAGGAGGACCTCGAGCAGTCCCTCAACCTGCTCGCCGCCGCCGTCACCGCGAGCTGA
- a CDS encoding ArsR/SmtB family transcription factor, which produces MIPRAGALEVDLTSPAADRVFTALADPTRRRVLARLAVEPCDAGAVARDLDLSRQAVAKHVRRLEEAELVCSQPEGRRRVHRVSPERIREISELLGAVARGWDRRLAGIAREAERREADGRGADDHGAGEDD; this is translated from the coding sequence ATGATCCCTCGGGCCGGGGCCCTCGAGGTCGACCTCACCTCGCCCGCGGCCGACCGTGTGTTCACGGCCCTCGCGGACCCCACGCGGCGCCGCGTGCTCGCACGCCTGGCCGTCGAGCCGTGCGACGCGGGGGCTGTTGCGCGCGACCTCGACCTCAGCCGGCAGGCCGTGGCCAAGCACGTGCGCCGGCTCGAGGAGGCCGAGCTGGTCTGTTCGCAGCCCGAGGGACGGCGCCGCGTCCACCGCGTGAGCCCCGAGCGCATCCGCGAGATCTCCGAGCTGCTCGGCGCCGTCGCGCGCGGCTGGGACCGCCGCCTGGCCGGCATCGCGCGCGAGGCCGAGCGCCGCGAGGCCGATGGTCGTGGGGCCGACGATCACGGGGCCGGGGAGGACGACTAG
- a CDS encoding sugar-binding transcriptional regulator, with product MTASTRHAEAFRAARMYYDEGQTMEAIAGTLGVSRSTVSRLLRDAREDGLVRISLHPPGAHRSRDLRERIQDRFSVATRVVPAPAGTSERERLQAVAAGAAAELERMLAPDMAVGLAWGTTVAAVVAELRPHPMPGLRIVQLNGAINTEGSGLTYVSTVLARAASMWDATVHQFPVPAFFDFAGTREAMWRERSVRRVLGAQQQCSLAVFGVGAFDAEVPSRAYTANYLTEQDLHSLRADGAVGDVCTVFLRADGSWRGIGMNERCSGPSPDQLARIPRRLLMAAGTRKAVPLRAALLAGVATDLVVDEVTASSLLALD from the coding sequence ATGACGGCCTCCACGCGCCACGCCGAGGCGTTCCGCGCTGCACGGATGTACTACGACGAGGGCCAGACGATGGAGGCCATCGCCGGGACGCTCGGCGTCTCGCGCTCGACGGTCTCGCGTCTGCTGCGCGACGCCCGCGAGGACGGGCTCGTGCGGATCTCCCTGCACCCTCCGGGGGCACACCGCTCGCGCGACCTGCGCGAGCGGATCCAGGACCGCTTCTCCGTGGCCACCCGGGTGGTGCCGGCCCCGGCGGGCACGAGCGAGCGCGAGCGCCTGCAGGCGGTGGCCGCGGGCGCCGCCGCCGAGCTCGAGCGCATGCTCGCCCCCGACATGGCGGTGGGCCTGGCGTGGGGCACGACGGTCGCGGCGGTCGTCGCCGAGCTGAGGCCCCATCCGATGCCGGGGCTGCGGATCGTGCAGCTCAACGGCGCGATCAACACCGAGGGCTCGGGCCTCACGTACGTCTCGACCGTGCTCGCGCGCGCCGCCTCGATGTGGGACGCGACGGTCCACCAGTTCCCGGTGCCCGCGTTCTTCGACTTCGCGGGCACGCGGGAGGCGATGTGGCGCGAGCGCTCCGTGCGGCGCGTGCTCGGGGCGCAGCAGCAGTGCTCGCTCGCGGTGTTCGGGGTGGGCGCGTTCGACGCCGAGGTCCCCAGCCGCGCCTACACCGCCAACTACCTGACCGAGCAGGACCTGCACTCGCTGCGCGCGGACGGTGCGGTCGGCGACGTGTGCACGGTGTTCCTGCGGGCGGACGGCTCGTGGCGGGGCATCGGGATGAACGAGCGCTGCTCCGGGCCGAGCCCCGATCAGCTCGCGCGGATCCCGCGGCGCCTGCTCATGGCCGCGGGCACCCGCAAGGCCGTGCCCCTGCGGGCCGCGCTCCTGGCCGGCGTCGCGACGGACCTCGTGGTCGACGAGGTGACGGCCTCGAGCTTGCTCGCGCTCGACTGA